In Gammaproteobacteria bacterium, the following proteins share a genomic window:
- a CDS encoding DUF882 domain-containing protein yields MSQTCTVRRNFLKSLCGVVATSVVPVSLHAKEFNMGTRSLSLFNRHTSEREHGEFWINGDYQNDTLLSFNQILRDHRRNVAAPMDKRLFDLLFQLQKTIDNKSEIHIISGYRSPLTNAMLASKSHKVAKKSYHMRGMAMDIAIPDVNLALLKDAARSLKLGGVGYYPKSGFIHVDTGPVRSW; encoded by the coding sequence ATGTCTCAAACTTGTACTGTACGAAGAAATTTTCTCAAGAGCCTATGTGGTGTCGTTGCTACAAGCGTCGTTCCGGTTAGCTTACATGCCAAAGAATTCAACATGGGCACTCGATCTCTGAGCCTGTTTAACCGTCATACCAGTGAGCGCGAGCATGGTGAATTTTGGATTAATGGTGATTATCAAAATGATACTCTATTGAGTTTTAATCAAATTTTACGAGATCACCGCCGTAATGTTGCTGCACCAATGGACAAACGCTTATTTGATTTATTATTCCAATTGCAAAAGACCATTGATAATAAGTCTGAGATCCACATTATTTCAGGTTACCGCTCACCACTCACTAATGCGATGCTCGCCTCAAAAAGTCACAAAGTAGCCAAGAAAAGCTATCATATGCGTGGCATGGCGATGGATATAGCGATACCGGATGTCAACCTAGCATTATTAAAAGACGCGGCCCGTAGCCTCAAGCTCGGCGGTGTCGGTTACTACCCGAAATCGGGATTTATTCATGTTGATACCGGTCCAGTCAGAAGTTGGTAG
- a CDS encoding L,D-transpeptidase family protein yields MTRTALAITGFLFSVPLVFTCQAEQKIQNQIITALNIQTTQHRIDYLNQINTDRAWTKLKLKTLLKRGQSHPLIPQITQRLTVLQDLDVELDLPPIKQDNLYSHRLKWAVISFQKRHGLKPDGIIGRRTIAWLNVSPKRRAELLNRNMERQHHFFANVSDSYLLVNIPQFQLSLIEQGQKVLNSRVIVGKKKRPTPEIQAQIKNVVLNPAWNVPRTIIDKDILPKIRDNNNYLAERNYEVYDYSGNQLELKNFDWSNLATGQFPYRLRQKPGPTNALGRVKFYFDNDQAIYLHDTQNKRLFNRYERAFSSGCVRVEKADELANWFGEQRVISKKHWRKAKKDPYLNQWLRLNEPLPVHLVYWTAWLDKSNNAQFRTDIYKKDREQYEVHNHNATKIVDKKTTAPAENIAISLKS; encoded by the coding sequence ATGACCCGAACAGCCCTAGCCATAACAGGCTTTCTTTTTAGTGTGCCATTAGTTTTCACTTGTCAAGCTGAGCAAAAAATCCAAAATCAGATCATTACTGCGTTAAATATTCAAACAACTCAACACCGGATTGATTATCTTAATCAAATAAACACCGACCGCGCTTGGACCAAGCTTAAACTAAAAACGCTGCTAAAGCGTGGTCAGTCTCACCCGCTTATTCCCCAGATAACTCAGCGCCTAACCGTGTTACAAGATTTAGATGTCGAATTGGATTTACCGCCGATAAAGCAAGACAACCTTTACAGCCACCGCCTAAAATGGGCGGTTATTTCGTTTCAAAAACGCCACGGCTTAAAACCCGATGGCATCATTGGTCGCAGGACCATCGCTTGGTTAAATGTATCACCAAAACGTCGAGCAGAGCTGCTAAACCGTAATATGGAACGCCAACATCACTTTTTTGCTAACGTCAGTGACAGCTATTTGTTAGTTAATATTCCACAATTTCAGCTGAGTTTGATTGAACAGGGTCAAAAAGTATTAAACTCGCGGGTAATTGTTGGTAAAAAAAAACGCCCAACACCTGAAATTCAAGCTCAAATAAAAAATGTCGTGCTTAACCCAGCATGGAACGTGCCTCGTACTATTATTGACAAAGATATCCTGCCTAAAATTCGCGATAATAATAATTATTTGGCTGAGAGAAATTACGAAGTATATGATTATTCTGGCAATCAGCTCGAACTGAAAAATTTTGACTGGTCAAATCTCGCTACCGGACAATTTCCCTATCGATTACGCCAAAAACCAGGGCCGACTAATGCGTTAGGGCGAGTCAAATTTTATTTTGATAACGACCAAGCAATTTATTTGCATGACACGCAAAATAAACGACTATTTAATCGGTATGAACGGGCATTTTCATCCGGTTGCGTCCGGGTAGAAAAAGCCGATGAACTGGCTAATTGGTTTGGAGAACAACGCGTGATTAGTAAAAAACATTGGCGCAAAGCAAAAAAAGATCCCTACCTTAATCAATGGTTAAGATTAAATGAACCGCTGCCTGTGCACCTAGTCTATTGGACCGCGTGGTTAGATAAAAGCAACAACGCCCAATTTAGAACCGACATTTATAAAAAAGACCGCGAACAATACGAAGTCCACAATCATAATGCAACGAAAATAGTGGATAAAAAGACCACAGCCCCAGCTGAAAACATTGCGATCTCGCTCAAAAGTTAA
- a CDS encoding cation diffusion facilitator family transporter, with the protein MTQQYATAVKRAASAAMAVASILLLIKLLAWWQTGSVALLASLVDSLLDLGASLASFFILRYSLQPADYEHSFGHGKAEALAALAQSAFIGASALFLVLSGIERFFHPQPLVQPELGIWVSLFAIALTGVLVLYQKKVVRETGSQAIEADSLHYQSDLLMNGAIMLALLLSHLGWPMADVIFGIGVGFFIMYGAFNIGQGAIQSLLDHQLPENELIQIESIALKVDQVMGIHQLRTRRSGETRFIQLHLELADELLLIEAHRVAEDVETRLLAQFPQSDILIHQDPVSVLRQ; encoded by the coding sequence ATGACTCAACAATATGCAACCGCGGTAAAACGTGCTGCTAGCGCTGCGATGGCAGTGGCTAGTATCTTGTTGCTGATTAAATTATTAGCCTGGTGGCAAACCGGTTCAGTAGCTCTGTTAGCCTCACTGGTTGATTCGTTGTTAGATCTTGGTGCATCGCTGGCTAGTTTCTTTATCTTGCGCTATTCGTTGCAGCCTGCGGACTATGAGCATAGTTTTGGCCATGGAAAAGCCGAGGCGCTAGCAGCATTAGCTCAATCGGCGTTTATCGGGGCATCAGCGCTGTTTTTGGTGTTATCGGGCATTGAGCGTTTCTTCCATCCGCAGCCGTTGGTGCAACCTGAGTTAGGTATTTGGGTCAGTCTGTTTGCTATCGCGCTTACTGGTGTGCTGGTGCTGTATCAAAAGAAAGTGGTGCGCGAAACTGGTTCGCAAGCAATCGAGGCAGATTCATTACACTATCAATCTGATTTGTTAATGAATGGCGCAATTATGCTGGCGTTATTGCTAAGCCATTTAGGTTGGCCAATGGCTGATGTTATTTTTGGGATCGGGGTCGGTTTTTTTATCATGTATGGCGCGTTTAACATCGGGCAAGGCGCGATTCAGTCATTGCTTGATCATCAGCTGCCTGAAAATGAATTAATACAAATTGAGTCGATCGCTTTAAAAGTAGATCAAGTGATGGGCATTCATCAGTTGCGCACGCGAAGATCGGGAGAGACCCGTTTTATTCAATTACATTTGGAGCTTGCGGATGAATTGCTGTTAATAGAGGCTCATCGAGTAGCCGAAGATGTCGAGACGAGGTTACTGGCCCAGTTTCCACAATCTGATATCTTGATCCATCAGGATCCGGTGTCGGTGCTACGGCAATAG
- the dapD gene encoding 2,3,4,5-tetrahydropyridine-2,6-dicarboxylate N-succinyltransferase, with the protein MSTLQQVIEHGFETKDQYTSATASTELKQAVTQVMAMLDSGEARVAEKISGEWVVHQWLKKAVLLFFKLHDNIIIDGQETKYYDKVPLKFANYTSEMFAEQGIRVVPPATVRQGCYVAKNVVLMPSYTNIGAYIDEGTMVDTWATVGSCAQIGKNVHLSGGVGIGGVLEPLQANPTIIEDNCFIGARSEIVEGVIVEEGSVISMGVYISQSTRIFDRETGTIYYGRVPAGSVVVSGTLPSKCGTYNLYAAIIVKKVDAKTLAKVGVNALLRGVE; encoded by the coding sequence ATGAGTACATTACAACAAGTCATCGAACATGGCTTTGAGACCAAAGATCAATATACCAGTGCCACAGCCAGCACCGAACTAAAGCAAGCTGTTACTCAAGTGATGGCGATGCTAGATAGTGGTGAAGCACGTGTTGCCGAAAAGATTAGCGGTGAATGGGTTGTTCATCAGTGGCTTAAAAAAGCCGTGTTATTGTTTTTTAAATTACACGACAACATCATTATCGATGGTCAAGAAACTAAGTATTATGACAAGGTACCGCTAAAATTTGCAAACTACACCAGCGAGATGTTTGCCGAACAAGGTATCCGCGTCGTGCCGCCGGCAACAGTGCGCCAAGGTTGTTACGTCGCAAAGAATGTTGTGCTAATGCCATCATATACCAACATTGGTGCTTACATTGATGAAGGTACTATGGTTGATACTTGGGCTACTGTCGGCTCTTGTGCTCAAATAGGTAAAAATGTTCACTTATCAGGTGGCGTTGGCATTGGTGGCGTTTTAGAACCACTGCAAGCAAACCCTACCATTATCGAAGACAATTGCTTCATCGGCGCCCGTTCTGAAATTGTTGAAGGCGTTATTGTTGAAGAAGGCTCGGTGATTTCAATGGGTGTATATATCAGCCAAAGCACCCGAATTTTTGATCGCGAAACTGGTACAATTTACTACGGTAGAGTACCTGCAGGCTCAGTAGTTGTTTCTGGAACTTTACCTTCAAAATGTGGCACTTACAACCTTTATGCCGCTATTATTGTTAAGAAAGTAGATGCTAAAACACTCGCAAAAGTTGGGGTTAATGCCCTACTGCGCGGCGTAGAATAG